A genome region from Gadus chalcogrammus isolate NIFS_2021 chromosome 7, NIFS_Gcha_1.0, whole genome shotgun sequence includes the following:
- the LOC130386469 gene encoding olfactory receptor 2AT4-like translates to MDSNMTIVRPAYFVISGFSGIPHVNYYYLFLLVLYILSVVENSVVMALICLDQSLKTPKYIAVFNLAFVDVVGSSSLVPKVIDTFWFDNKYITYSNCLTYEFFNYMTLTMQSLNLVVLSFDRLVAITFPLRYQIIVSLKTMFSLIAACWIIAILVNLIAVGLLTRLSYCRSVVIYSYFCDHAPLYRLACNDNRPNYILAKVLPAIILWVPLLFVLITYTSIGVALSKIAGAHDRMKAFKTCSAHMILVAIYYLPILFTLALDAKVPPNVRIINMSLAAVLPPVLNPLIYVLQTQEIKQSLKKVFKRIKRSKIAMK, encoded by the coding sequence ATGGACTCTAACATGACTATTGTGAGACCAGCATACTTCGTTATCAGTGGCTTTTCAGGAATCCCTCATGTTAACTActactatttatttttactggTGCTCTACATCTTGTCAGTGGTGGAAAACAGTGTAGTGATGGCCTTGATATGCTTAGACCAGAGTCTCAAGACTCCAAAGTATATTGCTGTGTTTAACTTGGCGTTTGTAGACGTGGTTGGCAGTTCCTCCCTGGTGCCCAAGGTTATCGACACGTTCTGGTTCGACAACAAGTACATCACGTACAGCAACTGCTTAACTTATGAGTTTTTTAATTATATGACCCTCACCATGCAGTCTCTTAATCTGGTTGTACTCTCCTTCGACAGGCTAGTGGCGATCACCTTTCCATTACGTTATCAGATCATTGTGAGTCTGAAGACCATGTTCTCACTGATAGCTGCTTGCTGGATTATTGCCATCCTTGTCAACTTGATAGCTGTAGGGCTTCTAACACGACTGTCCTACTGCAGGTCTGTTGTTATCTACAGCTATTTCTGTGACCATGCACCACTTTATCGACTCGCCTGCAATGACAATCGGCCTAATTATATACTTGCCAAAGTGTTACCAGCTATTATTCTTTGGGTTCCATTGCTGTTTGTCTTGATCACTTACACGTCCATTGGTGTTGCTCTGTCTAAAATAGCTGGAGCCCATGATAGAATGAAGGCTTTCAAAACATGCAGTGCTCACATGATTTTAGTGGCAATCTATTACTTACCAATTCTATTCACTTTGGCTTTGGATGCTAAAGTGCCTCCAAATGTCAGGATCATTAATATGTCTCTCGCTGCTGTCCTACCTCCAGTGTTGAACCCACTCATTTATGTTTTACAGACTCAGGAAATTAAACAGTCTCTGAAAAAGGTGTTCAAAAGAATAAAACGATCAAAAATTGCTATGAAA